A stretch of Actinomycetota bacterium DNA encodes these proteins:
- the ruvC gene encoding crossover junction endodeoxyribonuclease RuvC — translation MRIMGVDPGLTRCGLGVVELASRVPNFVGVEVVRTSNLDQLPGRLQQLDYAFTALLDKYQPEVIAVERVFSQHNVRSAMDTASASAVVMLAAAKRGIPVAVYTPTEVKAAVSGNGRADKAQVTSMVTRILKLDEPPKPADAADALALAICHAWRGIGQMRVAKAIAAQRSALS, via the coding sequence ATGCGAATTATGGGTGTAGACCCTGGCTTAACACGCTGTGGACTGGGTGTGGTTGAACTGGCTAGTCGCGTCCCTAATTTTGTTGGGGTTGAGGTAGTTCGTACTTCAAATCTCGACCAATTGCCGGGGCGGCTTCAACAGCTCGACTACGCGTTCACCGCGCTGCTAGACAAATATCAACCGGAAGTTATAGCAGTGGAGCGCGTTTTCAGTCAGCATAATGTCCGCTCTGCAATGGACACAGCATCAGCTAGTGCTGTCGTGATGCTGGCAGCGGCAAAACGAGGCATTCCCGTAGCCGTCTATACGCCAACTGAGGTAAAGGCAGCAGTTTCGGGTAATGGTCGTGCAGATAAGGCTCAAGTGACATCAATGGTCACCCGAATTTTAAAACTGGACGAGCCACCAAAACCCGCTGACGCAGCGGATGCGCTAGCACTTGCTATTTGCCACGCCTGGCGCGGAATCGGACAGATGCGTGTCGCAAAAGCTATCGCTGCTCAAAGGAGTGCCCTGTCATGA
- the ruvA gene encoding Holliday junction branch migration protein RuvA — translation MIASVSGTVLDRRLDSVIVNIGGVGMQVMAAPDVVSSARVGEPISLHTSLVVREESLTLFGFSSNESRELFELIQGVSGFGPRLAFTILSFLTAEQLRTAISSGDTATLTKTPGVGAKGASRLVLELRDRVASTGLSSSEIAPWEAQIEQALGGLGWPSRDVQSVITTLRGDSSSAGLPIAELLKNALQILGRSK, via the coding sequence ATGATCGCAAGTGTATCTGGGACAGTTTTAGACCGAAGATTAGATTCAGTCATAGTCAACATTGGTGGCGTTGGGATGCAGGTTATGGCTGCTCCTGATGTCGTTTCTAGCGCTAGAGTTGGCGAGCCAATTTCGCTACATACCTCATTGGTGGTGCGAGAAGAGTCATTAACTCTGTTCGGTTTTAGTTCAAATGAAAGTAGAGAGCTGTTTGAACTCATACAAGGCGTGTCGGGTTTTGGCCCGCGGCTAGCCTTTACAATTTTGAGCTTCCTAACTGCCGAACAATTGCGCACGGCTATCTCCTCGGGCGATACCGCAACTTTAACTAAAACCCCGGGTGTAGGCGCAAAGGGAGCTTCTCGGTTAGTACTTGAATTGAGGGATCGAGTAGCTAGTACGGGGCTGTCATCGAGTGAGATCGCACCTTGGGAAGCTCAAATCGAGCAAGCGCTAGGTGGCTTAGGTTGGCCGAGTCGAGATGTGCAGTCCGTTATCACGACTTTGCGCGGTGATAGTTCGTCCGCTGGACTTCCCATCGCCGAATTGCTCAAAAACGCTCTGCAAATTCTTGGACGAAGCAAGTGA
- the pdxT gene encoding pyridoxal 5'-phosphate synthase glutaminase subunit PdxT codes for MSPIPRVGVLAIQGDVREHIGHLTAAGAICVTVRSPADLESLDGLVIPGGESTTMSILAKKNNLFPKLRELSTQIPMYGSCAGLIMLANSITDGRPDQETIGGLDITAARNAFGRQVDSFEIDLQIPEIGAAPFRAVFIRAPLVVTAGPGVEILAKIPKETFGDSQDRIVAVRQGNLLATSFHPEIVPDLRVHKYFLEMVRS; via the coding sequence ATGTCGCCGATCCCAAGAGTTGGGGTTCTTGCAATTCAGGGAGATGTGCGAGAACACATCGGTCACCTAACTGCAGCCGGCGCTATTTGTGTAACAGTGCGGTCACCGGCGGATTTAGAAAGTCTTGATGGTCTGGTCATTCCTGGCGGTGAGTCAACCACCATGAGTATTTTGGCCAAAAAAAATAACCTATTTCCAAAACTACGCGAGTTGTCCACGCAAATTCCGATGTATGGTTCGTGTGCTGGTCTAATCATGCTAGCTAATTCGATAACAGACGGTCGACCTGATCAAGAGACGATAGGCGGATTGGACATTACAGCAGCTCGAAACGCTTTTGGCCGGCAGGTAGATTCATTCGAAATTGATTTGCAAATCCCAGAAATAGGCGCTGCACCCTTTCGTGCAGTTTTTATCCGTGCACCCCTAGTAGTCACAGCTGGGCCAGGGGTTGAGATTCTTGCGAAAATCCCCAAAGAAACTTTCGGTGACAGCCAGGATCGGATTGTTGCTGTTCGACAAGGTAATCTATTAGCGACTTCATTTCACCCAGAAATAGTCCCGGACTTAAGAGTCCACAAGTACTTCCTAGAAATGGTGAGATCATGA
- a CDS encoding YebC/PmpR family DNA-binding transcriptional regulator — translation MSGHSKWATTKHKKAVIDARRGKLFAKLIKNIEVAARTGGGDAAANPTLYDAIQKAKKSSVPNDNIDRAVKRGSGQEAGGADYQTIIYEGYGPSGVALLVECLTDNRNRAASEVRVAMTRNGGSMADPGSVSYLFNRKGVVIVGDGSGTEDDILTAVLDAGAQEVNDLGGPFEVISEATDVVKVRTALQEAGIDYESAEATFLPSVSVPLDLEGAKKVFKLIEALEDSDEVQNVWANFDISDEIMAQLDE, via the coding sequence ATGAGTGGCCATTCCAAGTGGGCGACCACGAAGCATAAAAAAGCAGTTATCGATGCCCGCAGGGGCAAGCTGTTCGCAAAGTTGATCAAGAACATCGAGGTTGCTGCGCGAACTGGCGGCGGAGATGCCGCCGCTAATCCAACGCTTTATGATGCGATTCAAAAAGCGAAAAAAAGTTCCGTCCCCAATGACAACATAGATCGGGCAGTTAAGCGCGGATCAGGTCAGGAAGCTGGGGGCGCTGATTATCAGACGATTATTTACGAAGGTTATGGACCTAGTGGCGTTGCCTTGCTTGTTGAATGCCTCACCGATAACCGTAATCGGGCTGCTTCTGAGGTTCGGGTCGCTATGACTCGAAACGGGGGTAGCATGGCCGACCCGGGATCAGTTTCCTATCTGTTCAACCGAAAAGGGGTTGTGATTGTTGGTGACGGTTCGGGAACCGAAGATGACATTCTGACCGCAGTATTGGACGCTGGTGCCCAAGAAGTAAATGACCTAGGCGGTCCATTTGAGGTCATAAGTGAAGCAACTGATGTGGTAAAAGTGCGTACCGCTTTGCAAGAGGCCGGAATTGATTATGAATCCGCTGAAGCTACTTTTTTACCCAGTGTCAGCGTTCCACTGGATTTAGAGGGCGCAAAGAAGGTTTTCAAGCTTATTGAAGCACTTGAAGATAGTGACGAAGTGCAGAATGTATGGGCGAATTTCGACATTTCAGACGAAATAATGGCGCAACTCGACGAATGA
- the ruvB gene encoding Holliday junction branch migration DNA helicase RuvB, which translates to MNEQLSAAQTSADDATNDSALRPNSLSEFVGQQRVKDQLGLVLHAAKGRGASADHVLFAGPPGLGKTTLAMIMASEMQAPLRITSGPSIQHAGDLASILSSLQSGEVLFIDEIHRVARSAQELLYLAMEDFRVDVMVGKGPGATSIPIDLPPFTLAGATTRAGLLPAPLRDRFGFTAQLDFYDSADLEQIIARSAAKLDIAISPAASAELARRSRGTPRIANRLLRRARDFNQVHSTGEVDLATSIAALNLYEVDDSGLDRLDRSVLLCLIDKFGGGPAGLSTLAITVGEEAETIETVCEPFLVRQGLLTRTTRGRVATPAAYALFGRSFPPNQGLFE; encoded by the coding sequence GTGAACGAACAATTGAGTGCCGCACAGACTTCTGCCGATGATGCCACAAACGACTCGGCTCTTCGACCCAATTCGCTGTCGGAGTTTGTCGGCCAGCAGCGAGTGAAAGACCAACTAGGACTTGTGCTGCACGCGGCTAAAGGCAGAGGCGCAAGTGCAGATCATGTTTTGTTTGCTGGACCCCCTGGATTGGGAAAAACAACCTTGGCGATGATTATGGCCAGTGAAATGCAAGCTCCACTGCGTATTACGAGCGGTCCATCGATTCAACATGCAGGAGATTTGGCCAGCATTCTTTCTAGTTTGCAATCCGGAGAGGTTCTCTTTATTGATGAGATACATCGAGTGGCTCGTTCCGCGCAGGAGTTGCTGTATCTGGCGATGGAAGATTTTCGAGTGGATGTAATGGTCGGCAAAGGGCCGGGGGCCACATCAATCCCGATTGATTTACCCCCATTTACTTTAGCCGGTGCCACGACAAGGGCCGGACTCTTGCCGGCACCACTTCGCGACCGATTTGGTTTCACTGCGCAACTGGACTTTTATGACTCTGCAGATCTTGAGCAGATAATCGCCCGCTCCGCAGCCAAGTTAGACATCGCTATTTCACCAGCGGCCAGCGCCGAACTTGCCCGTCGTTCTAGGGGGACACCACGAATTGCAAATCGGCTACTGCGGCGAGCCCGGGATTTCAACCAGGTGCACTCAACAGGTGAAGTTGATTTAGCCACCTCTATTGCTGCGTTAAATCTGTACGAAGTCGACGACTCCGGTCTCGATCGGTTGGATAGATCTGTCTTACTGTGTCTTATCGATAAGTTCGGCGGAGGACCGGCTGGATTAAGCACTCTGGCCATCACCGTCGGGGAGGAAGCGGAGACCATCGAGACTGTGTGTGAACCGTTTCTCGTGCGCCAGGGGCTGTTAACTCGCACCACGCGGGGTCGGGTAGCGACACCTGCAGCTTATGCATTATTCGGCCGTTCTTTTCCACCAAATCAAGGCCTATTCGAATAG
- a CDS encoding phosphatidylinositol mannoside acyltransferase, with the protein MKLGSKITALGFWAGWAFLWLIPEPIVAWAFKVSADLCWRLKFRGVRQLELNLSRVLNLPASSTQIRALSRNGMRRYLRYYYEIFLLTRWSRDEIRSRVRVENDDAVIEALKSGGVILTLPHSGNWDLAGAWAALNYSKVATVAERLKPELVFRKFLEMRTALGMNILPLTGEAGIYEFLRSEVVAGHVVPLLGDRDVAKNGMGNQFFGARATLPIGAAVLAIDTGRPLFTCSTWYDGQMLVITFDEQVSVSNAQVTGRDRLKLAQQVSAEVASRFEQHISAHPEDWHMLQPVWADLVVD; encoded by the coding sequence ATGAAACTTGGCTCCAAGATCACAGCGCTAGGTTTCTGGGCCGGCTGGGCATTTTTATGGCTCATTCCCGAACCAATTGTTGCTTGGGCCTTCAAGGTTTCTGCCGACCTTTGCTGGCGACTAAAATTTCGCGGGGTACGCCAATTAGAACTCAATTTATCTCGCGTGCTAAATCTTCCAGCATCTAGTACGCAGATTCGTGCACTTTCAAGAAACGGTATGCGCAGATATCTTCGTTACTACTATGAAATTTTCCTACTTACCCGCTGGTCACGAGATGAGATAAGGTCTCGCGTTCGAGTAGAAAATGATGATGCGGTTATTGAAGCTCTGAAATCTGGTGGTGTTATTCTCACCTTGCCACACTCAGGCAACTGGGACCTGGCTGGAGCATGGGCGGCGCTGAACTACAGCAAAGTCGCAACTGTGGCCGAACGTCTAAAACCTGAGTTGGTCTTTAGAAAATTTCTAGAGATGCGAACGGCATTAGGAATGAACATATTGCCACTTACCGGCGAAGCGGGCATCTACGAATTTTTACGATCAGAAGTAGTTGCTGGACATGTTGTTCCACTATTAGGCGATCGTGATGTTGCAAAGAATGGAATGGGGAATCAGTTTTTTGGCGCACGCGCAACCTTGCCTATCGGTGCGGCGGTGCTAGCGATTGACACTGGGCGACCACTCTTTACCTGTTCTACCTGGTATGACGGGCAGATGCTAGTGATAACTTTTGACGAACAAGTGTCGGTTTCCAACGCCCAGGTTACTGGCCGTGACCGCTTGAAACTGGCACAGCAAGTTTCAGCAGAGGTTGCCAGCAGATTTGAGCAACACATTTCTGCTCATCCCGAAGACTGGCACATGTTGCAGCCGGTCTGGGCAGATTTGGTGGTTGATTAA
- the pdxS gene encoding pyridoxal 5'-phosphate synthase lyase subunit PdxS translates to MTNDSVITGTSKVKRGMADMLKGGVIMDVVDAEQAKIAEDSGAVAVMALERVPADIRAQGGVARMSDPDMIQGIIDAVSIPVMAKSRIGHFVEAQVLESLGVDYIDESEVLTPADYTHHIDKWNFTVPFVCGATNLGEALRRITEGAAMIRSKGEAGTGDVSNATTHMRSIRGEIKRLSSMSHDELYVAAKELQAPYDLVVEVAKKGALPVVLFTAGGIATPADAAMMMQLGADGVFVGSGIFKSGDPAKRAQAIVQATMHFDDPKIVAQASRGLGEAMVGINVADIPVPHRLAERGW, encoded by the coding sequence ATGACAAACGACTCAGTGATAACTGGAACATCGAAAGTAAAGCGCGGTATGGCTGACATGCTCAAAGGCGGCGTCATCATGGACGTCGTGGATGCCGAGCAGGCTAAAATTGCTGAGGATTCTGGTGCGGTAGCTGTCATGGCACTAGAGCGAGTGCCCGCCGATATTCGGGCCCAAGGCGGCGTAGCCAGAATGAGCGATCCGGATATGATCCAGGGGATTATTGATGCGGTTTCTATTCCAGTGATGGCAAAATCTCGAATCGGTCACTTTGTTGAGGCCCAAGTTCTAGAGAGCTTAGGCGTGGACTACATCGATGAATCAGAGGTCTTGACGCCCGCCGATTACACACATCACATTGATAAATGGAACTTCACCGTTCCCTTTGTTTGTGGTGCTACAAATTTGGGTGAGGCACTGCGCCGAATAACTGAGGGGGCAGCCATGATTCGGTCTAAAGGTGAAGCAGGCACTGGCGATGTCTCTAACGCAACTACACACATGCGATCAATCCGCGGCGAAATTAAACGCCTGTCTTCAATGAGCCACGATGAACTATATGTGGCTGCTAAAGAATTGCAGGCCCCGTATGACTTAGTAGTTGAGGTGGCTAAGAAGGGTGCGCTACCCGTAGTGCTGTTTACTGCGGGAGGAATTGCAACTCCAGCCGATGCAGCCATGATGATGCAGTTGGGTGCTGATGGAGTGTTTGTTGGCTCAGGCATATTCAAGTCAGGCGATCCAGCAAAGCGCGCACAGGCGATTGTGCAGGCCACTATGCATTTTGACGACCCAAAGATTGTTGCCCAAGCGAGTCGTGGCCTTGGTGAAGCCATGGTTGGAATCAATGTTGCTGACATCCCAGTTCCACATCGGTTAGCCGAGCGCGGCTGGTAA
- a CDS encoding glycosyltransferase family 1 protein, with protein MRVGIVCPYAWDIPGGVSAHVHDLANALIRKGHFVSVIAPAENDENLPFFVVSTGKPRAVRYNGSVARLSFGPIVARRVSKWIEQGQFDVLHVHEPLAPSVSVLACWAAKGPIVATWHSSMDRSRVILSLAKIAQTVMEKVSARIAVSPAAKQTMLEHLGGDAVIIPNGVDVAAFAGAKPLPDWQDDSPALVFFGRVDEPRKGLEVLIRAFPIIRREYANLRLLIAGPGDCDDLFDELDPVDRQAITKIGLVDDETKPDVYASGDIYVAPNTGGESFGIVLLEAMASGTPVVASNLSAFARVLKDGECGKLFENEDSADLSRIVIALLGDKVEQDRLRTAGYKNVIDFDWDTVAEEVLEVYKSVTVPGLTVEPDMAGQMLGRLGRFRITPEKESDL; from the coding sequence ATGCGAGTAGGAATCGTCTGCCCATATGCTTGGGATATTCCAGGTGGGGTTTCAGCTCATGTGCATGACTTAGCGAACGCATTAATCCGAAAAGGCCATTTCGTGAGCGTGATAGCACCCGCGGAGAATGACGAGAATTTACCCTTCTTTGTTGTCTCTACCGGCAAGCCCCGAGCAGTCAGGTACAACGGTTCTGTTGCTCGACTCAGTTTCGGCCCGATTGTGGCGCGACGGGTGAGCAAATGGATTGAACAAGGCCAGTTTGATGTGTTGCATGTACATGAACCGTTAGCGCCAAGCGTTTCAGTCTTAGCTTGCTGGGCCGCTAAGGGCCCCATAGTTGCCACATGGCATTCCAGCATGGACCGGTCGCGGGTGATACTTAGCCTGGCAAAGATTGCACAGACTGTGATGGAAAAGGTTTCAGCCCGAATTGCAGTAAGTCCGGCAGCGAAACAGACCATGTTGGAGCATCTCGGTGGAGATGCTGTGATCATTCCAAATGGCGTTGATGTTGCGGCATTTGCAGGAGCCAAGCCCCTTCCGGATTGGCAGGACGATAGTCCAGCTCTCGTATTCTTTGGGCGGGTGGATGAGCCTCGAAAAGGTCTAGAAGTGCTGATACGCGCCTTTCCCATCATCCGCCGTGAATATGCGAATCTGCGACTGTTAATTGCCGGACCAGGTGATTGTGATGACCTCTTTGATGAACTTGATCCTGTTGATCGGCAGGCCATAACAAAAATTGGTTTAGTTGATGATGAAACAAAACCCGATGTCTACGCCTCTGGCGATATTTATGTTGCCCCAAATACAGGTGGGGAATCATTTGGAATTGTGCTTCTTGAGGCTATGGCATCCGGCACTCCAGTTGTCGCCAGTAATCTATCGGCCTTCGCTCGGGTATTAAAAGATGGCGAATGTGGCAAGTTGTTTGAAAACGAGGACAGCGCAGATCTATCCAGGATAGTAATTGCATTGCTGGGCGATAAAGTCGAACAGGATAGATTACGGACAGCTGGCTACAAGAATGTAATTGATTTTGATTGGGATACTGTCGCCGAGGAAGTTTTAGAAGTTTACAAATCTGTCACAGTCCCTGGCCTGACGGTCGAGCCTGACATGGCAGGGCAGATGCTGGGCCGCCTGGGTAGATTTAGAATCACCCCCGAGAAGGAGTCTGATTTATGA